The Streptomyces kanamyceticus DNA segment CGAACTGCTCGTCGGCGACGACGGGTTGCTCACCGGCGACGTCAGGACCCCGATGATCGGCGGGGCCAAGGCCACCGCGGTCGCCGCCTACCTGGCCCGGCACGAGCTGTCCGCCGCCGACAGCCACGCGTACGGCGATCACGCCAGCGACCTGGACATGCTGCGCGCCGTCGGAAACCCCGTCGTGGTCGGCGACGACCCGGAGCTGACCCACTGGGCGGTGCGCGAGGGCTGGCCCCGACTGCCCTCCGCCACGGGCCCCGGCGGCCGACGGCCACGATGACCACCCCTCGCTCGCCGGCCCGCGCCGTCGACGCGGGCCGGCGACGGGAGAGCTTCGGGAAAATCCCCAAGGAGAGAAGGGAATTGACGAGCATCCAAAAAACATACCTTTGGGAAGGAATTTTACGTGAGGATGACAAGGCGACCGGAAACGCGACGACGGCGTCGCACCGGCGGAAGGAGTCACACATGGTCCAGCAGGAAAGGGCCCGGCGCACCAGAGAACGCGTCCTGAACCTCACAGCCGAGGCCTTCGCGGCCCAGGGGTTCACCCGCACCAACCTCAAGGACGTGGCCAGGCAACTGGGCATGACCACCGGCGCGCTCTACGGCCACTTCGCCAACAAGGAGGCGATCGCCGACGCGTTGGAGCGCGAGGCCGCCGAACGGTGGGCCCTGCTCCGCGACACCGCCGACTCCCCCGCCCTGCCACCCGAACAGGCCCTGGACGGCGCGGTCTTCGGCCTGGTCCGCGCCATGGCGGAACCGCGCATGCGCGCCGTCGTCAGACTGGCCGCCGAGGGCCCGCCGCGCGGGAACACCGTGCCGAACCTGCTGGACGTGGTGGCCGAGTTCCTGCTCGCCCAGCTGCGCCGCGCCTGGCAGCACGACGCGGGACACGCCCGCACCTGGCGCCCCGAGCCCGTCACCCAGATCCTGCTCGGCCTCATCTGCGGCGCGGTCTTCGCCCGGCGCGGCGCCACGGAGGAGGAGTCGCAGTCGGACTGGGAGGAGGCGGCGCGCGTCCTGCTCGGCGCGCTACGGGAAGACGGACCCGACGGCCACTGGCCCCCGGACGCGGCCGCCTGGCCTCCGGACACGGTCACCTTGCCCCCGGACGCGGCCGCCTGCCCCCCGGACACGATCACCCTGACCCCGAGCGCGGCCGCCTGCGCCCCGGACACGATCGCCCTGCCTCCGGGCGCGGCCACCCGCCCCCGGACACAGTCACCTTGGCTCCGGGCACAGCCACCCACCCCCCAGACACGATCACCCTGACCCCCGGCACAGCCACCCGCCCCCCGGACACAGTCGCCTGACCCAGGGCAAGGTCGCCTACCCCCCCGGGCGCGGTCACCGCCGACCGCGCCCACCCGACCAAAAAACATACCTTTGCAAAGGTTTTTTTCTTCACCGCCCCAACTCACCACCCCGGAAAGGCCCGTCGTGACCATCGCCGACCTCCGCACCACCATCCCCAACCCCCGCCTCCGCGCCCCGATGGCCCCTCGGGCCACCGCCGTCGTCCTGGACGGCCCCGCCCTGTCCCGCACCCGGTTCATGATCTCCCCGCTCAACGAAACCCTCGCCGAGGCCACCCGTTACGCGGGCTCCGCCGCCCCACAGCCCACCCGGCTCTACCGGCACCGCGCCGCCGTACGCACCGCCCAAGCCGACGCCACCCTCCGGGCCCTGTCGGAAGCGTTGCGCGCGACCCGGTGGCCGAGGGCCGGGCTCCTCTCCCCCGCGAGGCTCACCGGCATCACCTGCCCCGACCTGGACCAGGAGCTGGGAGCCCTGCGCGGCAGGCTGCTCGATGCGGACGCCGATGACGATGACGTCACCGCCTTGCTGGACGCCCTGCGCGCGGCCTACGAGTTGTGGCTCGCCGACGACTGGCCTGGCAGACTCAGATCGCTGGAGGACGATCTCGCCTACCGAGCCCACCTGTTGATCCGCTACGGCGCCGAGCAGGTCATCGACTCCCTGCACGAACAGGTCAGCTACGCCGACCAGTTGCTGTATGTCACCCCGCCCCCAACCGCCGGAACCGGCGCGGGGCACGGAGCGGCCGAGCCGCCGTACGCCCCGCAGCGCGCGGCCGAAGGGCTGCTCATCGTGCCCAGCTGGACGGCCGAGACCCCGGCCCTGCTCTGCGGCGGCGAACTGCCCGTGCTGCGCTATCCCGCCCGCAACGGCTTCGACCTGCGGGCCGAGAGCGAGCGGTCCGCCTCACGGCCACAGGCCATCACCGCCCTGATCGGCCGGGCCCGCTCCCACGCCCTTGCCTCCATCGGCACCGGCTGCAGCACCACGGAGCTCGCCGACCGGCTCGGCGTGGGAGCCGCGACCGCCTCCAGCCACGCCACGGCGCTGCGCCGCGCGGGACTGATCGTCACGGTGCGGCGCGGCAAGCGCGTGGAACACCTGCTCACCGACCTGGGCTCCCGCCTCCTGAACGCGGGCAGCCACGCGGTCGGCCAAGACCAAAGCCGGGAAGGCAACGATCCGGCCCCGACCCTGGTCAGGAAGGCTCGGTGAGAACCCACAACTCCCAGACTCCGGTGGGTCGGCACTCGTAGGCGCGTGCGCCGTTGTCCATGTACCACTGGCCGCGCGCACGACAGGCGTTCTCCTCGCCCGGAGGGAAGTCCGCCACGTGGTGCCAGCCCGGCCCGGCCGCCGGCCTGGACTGTACGGGCGCGGACTGTACGGGCGTGGGTGCGGGCGCCGAGGCCGCGGCAGTCGCGCCGTGGCTCGCCACCAGCAGCGACGCGGCCGCGGCCGCGAGGAGGACGCGCTTCATGGTTCGCATGGAAGGCATCCTTCCGCAGCTGGCGGGCTCACATCGATGGAGACCGCTCCACCTTCCCCCGATTGGCCTAAAGGGTGATGCGTGCAGCCTGGCTGTGGGACATGACGCGGTCCTTCGCGATGTTCCGTATCTTCTTGCCGCAGCCTGACCCGGCGAGCAGGGCGAGCACCTCCGGCGACGTCGACTGCTCGGCGAGGACGCGCTGCATCCAGTACGTGACCTTCGCCAACTCGACCGGTGTCGGCACGTGACCGTCCGCGACGGACAGGTAGAACAGCCAGTCGTGGATGCGGCGGCGGATGAACTCTCGGTACGCCTCCGTCGTGAGCTGGTCGATCTCCGGCAGCAGTTCGGCCGACCACCGCCGGAACTCGGCAGGACCGGTCACCCGCTTCGCGATCCTGTCCACGAGGGCGACCACCGCCGTCTTGGACCCCATCTCGTCGGGGTCACGCAGGATCGTGGCGACGATCACCCGGTCCCGTTCGCGGCTCCGCGAGGCAGCGGTCACCGAGACGACGCGTTGGTACGCGGACGATCGGACGTGCTCGTCCGCGAGGGCGTCGTCGAGGATGGCGGCCCCGGCCAGCAACTCGGCCACATCGGAACGCAAGGTCATCGCTTCGCCCCCTCTCGCAGGGCCGGAGTCCAGCCGGACGGGGTGACCACCGGGCACCGGAGGGGTGAGCCCGGCGGTCACGTTCTGGGCCCGGGCCGAGGAGGGCCCGGGGCTTCGCCCGCCTAGGACAGCTGCGACTGCACCTGGGAGGAGATCAGTTCCAGGTGGTCCAGGTCGGCCAGGTCCAGGCACTGGAGGTAGATGCGGCTCGCGCCGATCGCCGCGTACCTGCCGATCTTGTCGACGACCTCGGCCGGGGAGCCCGCGAGGCCGTTGGCCTTCAGCTCGTCCACCTCGCGCCCGATGGCGGCCGCCCGCCGGGCGACCTCCGCGTCGTCCTTGCCGACGCAGGCCACCAGCGCGCTGGAGTACACCAGGTCGTCACCCTTGCGTCCGGCCTGCTCGGCGGCCGCGCGGACCCGGCCGAACTGCCGCTCGCTGTCCTCCAGGGAGGCGAAGGGGATGTTGAACTCGTCGGCGAACTGGGCGGCGAGCCGCGGGGTGCGCGTCGCGCCGTGGCCGCCGATCAGCACCGGCACCTTGGCCTGCGCGGGCTTGGGCAGGGCCGGGGAATCGGTGAGCTGGTAGTGCTTGCCGTCGTGCGAGAAGGTCTTGCCGGTCTCCGTGGCCCAGAGTCCGGTGACGATCTGCAGCTGCTCCTCCAGGCGGGCGAACTTCTCCTTGGGGAACGGAATGCCGTATGCCTTGTGCTCCTCCTCGAACCAGCCCGCGCCGAGCCCCAGTTCGACGCGGCCGCCCGACATCTGGTCGACCTGCGCCACCTGGATGGCGAGGACGCCGGGCAACCGGAAGGTACCGGCCGTCATGAGCGTGCCGAGCCGGATCCGCTTGGTCTCACGGGCGAGCCCCGCCAGGGTGATCCACGCGTCCGTGGGGCCCGGCAGTCCGTCGGCGGACCCCATGCGGAGGTAGTGGTCGGAGCGGAAGAAGGCGTCGAATCCCAGGTCCTCGGTGGCCTTGGCGACCGTGAGCAGGGTGTCGTAGGTGGCCCCTTGCTGGGGCTCCGTGAAAATTCGAAGATCCATGGCTCCATCCTGCACGCTCGGGCGCCCGTCAACCCCGCCGGTCCCGCCGATCCGCCGTCGCCCCGGTCGGGTGAAAATCCGTCAACACGGCGCTCGGCCCCTGCCCGCCCCAGTGACCCCGCGCGACGGGAGATCGTTGGCTCGGGCGGAGCCGGACCGCCCGGCACCCGCACCGGCGGCCGCAGCCGGGGCGTCGCTTGTGTCAACTGCCCTTCCCCCGTGGAAGGGCGAGGGCCGAGGAGGCCGTCATGTCCCAGGAAGCCGTGCCCGATCAGGAGGCCGCGCACGATCCGTCCGTGGCTGCCCAGCAGGGCGCACCCAAGGGCCTGCTGCAGCAGATGGAGGAGCTGATGGCAGCGCTCAACGCGGATCTGACCCAGCTCGACGCCGATCTGCAGCAGTCCGCGCCGCCCGGTGCGGCGTTCCCCGACTCTCCGGACACCACGTCCATCGGCACCACGTCCACCGGTTCCCCGTCCATCAGCGACCGCGCCTGACGGCACCGGCGCGCCCTCCGCGCCGCCGCGGCCCTGCCCTCCGGCGGGGGCCGCACGGAGCCGCCTCATGACGGCCCCGCCGCCGAGTCGGGCTCGGGCAGGCCCTGTTCGCGCACCGCGAGCCTGCGCAGCATCTCGATGACCCGGTCCCTCGACTCGTCGGCGGCGTCGATCGCTTCCATGCACTGCCAGTACACCCCCTCCTCGGCGGCGCCCATGGCCACCCCGACGAGCGCGATCCCCACCTCGCCGAGGAGCCTGCCGAGTCCGAGGAGGACCTCATGGGCGTCGCCCGTGTCCGTGAGCCGGGCGGCCCGTATGTCCTCCGTGCCGAGGTGCGGGGCGTCGAGCACCCCGCAGGCTCTGCCCCCTACCTCGCTCAGGCCCAGCGCCTCGCCCCGTAACTCGGGAGGGCCCGCGACCGCGAGACGGCTGCCGATCGCCTGCGCGAGCGCCTGCGACTGCCACACCTCCGCGACGATGTCGGCGGGGTCCTGACTCCGCGCCAGAGCAAGCCTGTTCGCCTCGATGAGCCGCATCGCGTTCATGCGCAGCCGCCTTCCCTCGCGTACGCATCCGCCGCACGTCGCCCGAACCCCGCTGTCCACTACCCAGAGTGATACTCATCCGGGCGAAAAGCCAGGGGAAGCCGGAATTCTGTGGACAACCAATCGACTTTGGACAAGCTGTCCACTCCGGAGAGTGACGAAAGTGCGTTCTCAGGGGCCTTCGGCCGTCGGGAAGCGCCGTTCGTTCCGGTCGATCTTGGCCGCAAGGGCGGCCAGCGCGTCGATTCCCAGGACCTCGCAGAACTGCAGGAGATAGGCGAGGACATCGGCGACCTCGTCCGCCACCCGGTGCGCGGAATCGGGGTCCGACATGATCCGCGCCGACTCGTCGGGGGTCAACCACTGGAAGATCTCGACCAGTTCGGACGCCTCCACGCTGAGCGCGGCGGCCAGGTTCTTCGGGGTGTGGTACTGCTCCCAGTCGCGGGCCGCCGCGAACTCGGCCAGCCTGCGCTGCAGTCCTGCCACGTCAAGTTCTGTCACGGCTCAAGGTCTACCACCACCGCGTCGCCCGCCGCCGCGGCCGCCCACACGGTGTCCCGCACCGCCCCCACCAGGCGGATGTGCCCGCGCGCGCAGCAGCGGGCGGCCAGTTCGGCGAGGGCCAGCGACTGCCGCGGATCGAGGCGGCGGTCGAGGCTGTCCGCGAGGAGCGTGAGGGTCTGGTACGCCTCGGGGACCTCGGCCACCGGGTCGCCCGCGAGGACACCGGGCCCTGTGAGGAGCACCAGCGCGAGGGCGAGGTACCTCAACTCGCCGTCGCCGAGCCTAGCGAGCGGCGTGCGCACCCCGTCGCCCCGGTCGATGAAGGCGTGCAGCGCGCCGTCCTCCGCCTCCTCGGCGAGCACGTCGGCGACCGGACCCGCGCATCCGGTGCGCACCGCGGAGACGAACAGCGCGTGGCGTGCCGCGCACTCGGCCCGCGTGCGCCACAGGACTTCGGCGAGGTTGTCACAGCCGCCCAGGAGACGGCCGGGGCCGACGAGTCCCGCGGGGACCGGGGCGCGCATGAGGCTGGGCCGCGGGTCGCAGGCGAACGCCGAGCGCAGCGCGACCACCACCTGTTCCGCCGCGGCGAGCACCAGGCGCTGCCCCGCGGTCTTGCCCGCCACGCGCAGCGGGACGAGCGCGGTGCCGAGCCGGTCGTCGGGCATCGGGGCGCGGGTCACGGGGGCCGGGCCCGCCGTGTGCCAGGACGCCTGCACCATTCGGCGGCCCGGGTCGCGCAGCGCCGTCTCCAGGAGGGTGAGGCCGCCGATGCTCAGGCGCTCGCCGACGACGCGCAGTTCGGGCTCGGCCTGGATCGCGAGTTCGAGGCGGACGGGGCCGACCGCGCCGTCGACCGTGCAGCCGATGCGGAAACCGCGGCGCTGCTGGTCGTCGGCGCGGGCCCGTTCGGGCACGCACGACACCGGATCCGCGAAGACGTCGACGAGTTCGTCCCCGGCGCTGAGCCGCGCGAGCGCCTCGTACGCACGCAGCGCGCTGGTCTTCCCGCTGCCGCTCGGTCCCGTGACGAAGGTCAGCGGGCCGAACGGGAGCACCGCGCTCCGGTGCCCGGCGAACGCGGACAGGCGCAGCTCGGTGACCTGCGGCCGCCCGTGGCCTGCCGGCGGCTCCGCGACCGACACCGGGGAATGGACCGTCATGTCCGGAAGGTAAGCGGCGCCGGATCCGGTGAACCGTTCCGCCCAACCGACCTTCCTACGATCGAGGGATTCCCCCGCAAGAGGGCCCGGCCCGCACCGGGAAGGGCTACGGCCCCGTCCGGCGGATCAGGGCTGGGCGACCGCCTCCACCAGGCCCTGGACCTCCGTGCCGGGCGGCGCGAGGAGGAAGACGTTCTTGTCGACCCGGTGCATCGCGCAGCCGAGGCCGAGGACCACGCCGCTGCTGAAGTCCAGGACGCGCTTGGCGACTTCGGTCTCCGCGCCCGTCAGGTCGAGCAGGACCGGGATCTGCGCCATCACGGTCTCCGCGACCTCACGGGCGTCCGCGAAGACGTTGACCCGCATCACCACGAAACGCCTGCGCGTCTCGGTCTCCGCGTCGGGCAGCGCGCGGTGTCCCGGCCAGGAAGGCCACTCGTTGCGGCTGCGCAGCGGTACGACCTGGGCGAGCCCTTCCCACTGTTCATCGGTGACGTCGTGGCGCTGACTACTACTCACTGACCCACCCCGTCCTGGCTCGCACTCGTTGTCTGCACCGGGCAATTCTTACGCCAAGTCACCCGTTCAGCCCAACAGCGACACGGACGGCGCCCTCGTCAGGGGTCCCCACGAGGGTGGTTCCGGTCACTTCGAGAGCGCGTCCCGCACGTCGCCGAGGACCGCGCGCGCCGCGATGGGCCCGCCCGAACTGTTCCACGCCGAGCCGTCGATGACGACCACATGGCCGTTCTTCTCGGCCCTCAACTTCGTGAAGTTCGCCACCTTCTTCGCCTCGCCGTACGCCTTCTCGCCCGTCGCCCGGTCGCCGAGCGCGCCGAGGAAGAGCCAGTCGCCGTCGATGGTGGAGAGCTTCTCCAGGCTGACCGGCTCGCTGTGTCCCGCGCTCTCGCCCCGCTGGTCGGCGGGGCGCTTCAGACCGAGTGCGGCGAGTGTCGAACCCACGTGCCCCTTGCCCTTGCCGACGACCGACGGCGCGCCGTTCTGCCAGCGGACGACGCTGGTCACGGCGTTCTTGTTCGCACCGAGGCGCTTCTTGGCCGCGGCCACCTCGCCGTCGAAGTCGGTCAGCCAGCCTGCCGCGTCGGTCTTCTTGTCGAGGGCGTCGGCAGTGGCGGTGAAGGACTTCCTCCAGTCCTCGTTGAGCTTGGCGGTCATGACGGTCGGGGCGATGGCCGCCAGTTTGTCCAGGACGCGCTTGGCGCCGACCGTCTCGTCGAGCAGGATCAGATCGGGCCGCAGGGCCGCCAGCTTCTCCAGGTCGGGTTCGGCGACGCTCGCGACGGTCTCCGCGCTGCCCGCCTTGTCGGCGAGGTAGCTCGACACGCCCTGCTGGCCGCGGCCCGCCGTGGTGCCGATCGGGTGCACGCCGAGGGCGAGTGCGGCGTCCAGGGTGGGTTCGCTGAGAGTGACGACCTTCTTCGGATCCCTCGGCACCTCCACGGACTTGCCGTTGGCGTCGGTGACGGTGCGGGTGTCGGACGACTCGGCCTTGTCCGAGGCGTCGTCCTTGTCGCCACCGCACCCCGCGAGGGCGAGGGCGAGGGTTCCGGCGAGGGCGGCCGCGGTCAATGTGGTGCGGCGGCGGCGGTGGGCGGGGCGGGGCATGGCGGTGCGGCTCCTCGTGGGTAAGGGGTACGGAAGGGTGGTCAGAGGACGGCGGTCAGGCCGTCCGCGAGGCAGCCGCGCCAACAGGCGTAATCGTGACCGCCGTTGTACGTGGAGTACGTCACCGAGTGGCCGCGCACGGCCAGTTGCTCGTGAAGGGCGCTGCTGTAGCCGACCATCGCGCCTTCGTGGAGGCCCGCGTCGAGGTGGATCCTGAGGGGCGGACGCGGCTTCTCGATGAAGCGCGAGACGAGCCAGGGGAGGTCGCCGGACGGCGCCGACTTCGGTACGCCCGGCGGCAGTCCGGGTCGCCACCACAGCGAGGCGGACTGGGCGAGGACGGCGCCGAACCGCTCGGGCCGCAGCAGCCCCGCGTACAGCGC contains these protein-coding regions:
- a CDS encoding TetR/AcrR family transcriptional regulator; translation: MVQQERARRTRERVLNLTAEAFAAQGFTRTNLKDVARQLGMTTGALYGHFANKEAIADALEREAAERWALLRDTADSPALPPEQALDGAVFGLVRAMAEPRMRAVVRLAAEGPPRGNTVPNLLDVVAEFLLAQLRRAWQHDAGHARTWRPEPVTQILLGLICGAVFARRGATEEESQSDWEEAARVLLGALREDGPDGHWPPDAAAWPPDTVTLPPDAAACPPDTITLTPSAAACAPDTIALPPGAATRPRTQSPWLRAQPPTPQTRSP
- a CDS encoding LLM class F420-dependent oxidoreductase, giving the protein MDLRIFTEPQQGATYDTLLTVAKATEDLGFDAFFRSDHYLRMGSADGLPGPTDAWITLAGLARETKRIRLGTLMTAGTFRLPGVLAIQVAQVDQMSGGRVELGLGAGWFEEEHKAYGIPFPKEKFARLEEQLQIVTGLWATETGKTFSHDGKHYQLTDSPALPKPAQAKVPVLIGGHGATRTPRLAAQFADEFNIPFASLEDSERQFGRVRAAAEQAGRKGDDLVYSSALVACVGKDDAEVARRAAAIGREVDELKANGLAGSPAEVVDKIGRYAAIGASRIYLQCLDLADLDHLELISSQVQSQLS
- a CDS encoding DUF6099 family protein, whose protein sequence is MNAMRLIEANRLALARSQDPADIVAEVWQSQALAQAIGSRLAVAGPPELRGEALGLSEVGGRACGVLDAPHLGTEDIRAARLTDTGDAHEVLLGLGRLLGEVGIALVGVAMGAAEEGVYWQCMEAIDAADESRDRVIEMLRRLAVREQGLPEPDSAAGPS
- a CDS encoding nucleotide pyrophosphohydrolase — translated: MTELDVAGLQRRLAEFAAARDWEQYHTPKNLAAALSVEASELVEIFQWLTPDESARIMSDPDSAHRVADEVADVLAYLLQFCEVLGIDALAALAAKIDRNERRFPTAEGP
- a CDS encoding AAA family ATPase, translated to MTVHSPVSVAEPPAGHGRPQVTELRLSAFAGHRSAVLPFGPLTFVTGPSGSGKTSALRAYEALARLSAGDELVDVFADPVSCVPERARADDQQRRGFRIGCTVDGAVGPVRLELAIQAEPELRVVGERLSIGGLTLLETALRDPGRRMVQASWHTAGPAPVTRAPMPDDRLGTALVPLRVAGKTAGQRLVLAAAEQVVVALRSAFACDPRPSLMRAPVPAGLVGPGRLLGGCDNLAEVLWRTRAECAARHALFVSAVRTGCAGPVADVLAEEAEDGALHAFIDRGDGVRTPLARLGDGELRYLALALVLLTGPGVLAGDPVAEVPEAYQTLTLLADSLDRRLDPRQSLALAELAARCCARGHIRLVGAVRDTVWAAAAAGDAVVVDLEP
- a CDS encoding cell division protein SepF; this encodes MSSSQRHDVTDEQWEGLAQVVPLRSRNEWPSWPGHRALPDAETETRRRFVVMRVNVFADAREVAETVMAQIPVLLDLTGAETEVAKRVLDFSSGVVLGLGCAMHRVDKNVFLLAPPGTEVQGLVEAVAQP
- a CDS encoding ABC transporter substrate-binding protein, which produces MPRPAHRRRRTTLTAAALAGTLALALAGCGGDKDDASDKAESSDTRTVTDANGKSVEVPRDPKKVVTLSEPTLDAALALGVHPIGTTAGRGQQGVSSYLADKAGSAETVASVAEPDLEKLAALRPDLILLDETVGAKRVLDKLAAIAPTVMTAKLNEDWRKSFTATADALDKKTDAAGWLTDFDGEVAAAKKRLGANKNAVTSVVRWQNGAPSVVGKGKGHVGSTLAALGLKRPADQRGESAGHSEPVSLEKLSTIDGDWLFLGALGDRATGEKAYGEAKKVANFTKLRAEKNGHVVVIDGSAWNSSGGPIAARAVLGDVRDALSK